TTTATCGACTCGTGATGGGAATACTTCCAAATAAGtactctggtttgtatagctatgaagaATATTAATTATCTAGAGAATCTGTTATATTACTGTACTGTGTATGCAAATAATCAAGCATGTAAATTTAAAGAGTTaattgtactgtatacagtatttatatattgaaTTGATATGTACAGTAATGTTGTCTTCCCTCAGGTCAAGCTGACTGGCACATCAACTGTattttgaacttcgtttatgtgcAGTGGTTGATATTCCTAGAAGAAGGAAAGAGGACACACTTCAAACCATGTGAAGGATTTTGCCGGGTGCTTTTACTTTTGCTGTCTCAAAAAAAGTATAATTCATTACCATGGATCTAAGAATTACTATACTGTAATGTAATGTGTACTTATTATGTGCCATTGGAAAGATTACTATGAAAATCTAAAGTGACTAGTTGttttgacaaagttatttcttaatcAACAAGATGGAGGAAAGGGTCCAGAATATATATCAGTGCGCAGTATGCCTGAAAGAGTTTTCACGCAAAAGCACGTGCAAGAGCCACATGAAATTGCACACAGGTGAACGTCCTTTTGAATGTGAAACATGTGGAATGACCTTTGCCAGTAAAAGCAATCTTACAAACCATGTCTTGACACATACTCACCAAAAATGTGCTACATGTGGCAAAACATTCACAAGCAAGCCGCTCTTGAAGAGTCACATGATCATGCATTCGAGCGAGAGACCTCATGAATGCAATCTCTGCGGGCGATGCTTCAAGAGGAAAGGGGAACTGCGATCGCACATGGTAACGCACACTGGTGAAAAGCGATGGAAATGTGAAGTGTGTGGAAATCTCTTCACTGAGAGGCATAGTTTGAAAACGCACATGCGCTTACATACGGGTGAGAAGCCTTATAAATGTTCCGTTTGCGAAAAGACTTTTTCTCGGAAAAGCAGTTATAATAGTCACTCGAGGATGCACACAGGGGTGAAGCCACACAAGTGTTTTGTATGTGGTAAGAAGTTTGCTCACAGAAGTGTAATGGTTTGTCATTCAAGGAAACACATGATTAGAGAGTGTGTCATGTGTGGTATGAACTTTATGAAAGAAAGTGAGCTAACTTCACATGTTAGAGAACAGCACCAAGATGACTGGCCCCACCGGTGTAACATTTGTGGTCTCTTGTTCACAAGTAATGCCAAAGTCAGGAAACACATGAGACTTCACACTGAAGAGAAGCCTTTCCGATGTAACGTCTGCAGCAGGCAGTTTCTTCACAAGAGCGCTCTGCAGAGCCACATGTTGTCACATTCTGAAAGTGAGGGCAGACCCACATGCAACGTATGCGGGAAGTCTTACACGGCAAAACTCTCGTTGGACATCCACATGAGAACTCATACAGGCGAAAAACCATTTGCTTGCTCAGTGTGTGGCAAGAAATTTACAAGGAGATCGGGATGTATTAGCCATATGCGTCTGCACACAGGAGAAAAGCCTTACGACTGTAATATATGCGGCAAACGATTTGCATATTCGAGTGGAATTAGATCACACATGAAACTGCACAGCCGAGCAGAGTGCAATCTCTGTGGAGTAAAACTTATTGGAGGGATTGATCCGAAGAAGCACGTCACACATCATATTGTTGCGGTGGGAGCCAAATGTGGGCTCTGTGACATTGAGTTTAAAAGCCTTAATGTATTTAAGAGTCATCTTTATAAACACACAGGTAAGTGTTTAAGCTGCTAAAAGTCTTTGttttaaagaaaaaagataaataatgctATTACAGTACAATATACTGTATGCTTTCAATTTATCTTTTTCGTTTTAGCAAAACGTATCCACACAGTATACAGACCACATACTACTTATTCATTCAAAAAACAAGTCATTAACTTATCTATCAGTGATTATTTCTGGTTGAGACCTTCACCCATAAAGGTGGATATCCTATCTTACCTCTTTTTCATTCCTGTTTAGATTCATGAATCTATTGCAGACCTATGAGACTTAACATCTCACATACTGTATTTTCTACTTCAGTTCTCAAGTAATACACTGATAACCTTCACTAATGAGTGTTAAAGTTCTTTAGACAAGAAGTTGAGGGTTTTAAGCATCCCAAACTTTCAGTTGTGTTTTTTAATTGATTGGATTATCAATGTGTTATTTGTGGCTACTAGGTTATGTCAGTAATTTAATCGCCTTACCTTTAATAACGGTGATAAAGCTACACATATTCTCAGTTCATGAGATGTGCTGCATTTGTTCCTAAGTGAATACAAAccctattctttaaaaaaaagtataatatcaTCGAAGAAGGAACTCAACTGTTAAAATTTTAACAACTTGTCATTAGTTATTGGCTGGTGGCATGGAAGATCCGCCCCCTGCCAGCACACTGAGTAGCCTTTTTGACTTCAGGTACTGAGCAGCACGGCCATGTTCTTGGTGCTAACAAAGCTTGGCTGCCTTTTCTagttaattgttttctctttttagtGATTGTGTTTGACTTACAATGGAAAATCCACTTGTGGGCATGAGAGCTTGCCCAGGTATCCAAGGCCACAAGAGTGGCAGGCTCCTGAGTAGGACTGAGATGAACCCCCCTTCTTTGTGACAAGTATAGGGAGTGACTGCCTTTGCAGTGGTCAGAGTACGGTAGTAAGAGGAAGAAGTCTAAGTGGGATTCTTCGCATTTGGAGTCTTCCTTAAAATTGAATTAGTCTGCTAGCTCTCACTTCTCGCCCTTCTGTTTCTGCTCTCTCTTCATATTCCTTAGGTAGGAACCTAAAGAAGTATGATGACTCCAAGAAGCTGCAAGTATGGCAGACATATCTACTTCCCCATGCAAAGGCGGTATTTTCTGCCTTTTCCTCGTAGTGAGCCTGCTTTGGTAATTCCTGAAGTTGACGCTTTATAGGAACAGCTCTAaggatatactgtagttttccttAGGATTAGAGGGCATTCTCTCAACAGAGAAGCTGCTGCAAGCCATAGCTACTGCCAggactcgtctttttttttttttttctttcttttgtgccCTCCACCCCTGCAGCTGTGACAGAAGTGCCCTTCCTTCTAGAACCAGCCTACTAAAGGTGTGGTTGATTGCCAATTCTTGTCATATGTAGCCTTGTCGCC
The nucleotide sequence above comes from Palaemon carinicauda isolate YSFRI2023 chromosome 2, ASM3689809v2, whole genome shotgun sequence. Encoded proteins:
- the LOC137629035 gene encoding zinc finger protein 665-like isoform X2, with the translated sequence MEERVQNIYQCAVCLKEFSRKSTCKSHMKLHTGERPFECETCGMTFASKSNLTNHVLTHTHQKCATCGKTFTSKPLLKSHMIMHSSERPHECNLCGRCFKRKGELRSHMVTHTGEKRWKCEVCGNLFTERHSLKTHMRLHTGEKPYKCSVCEKTFSRKSSYNSHSRMHTGVKPHKCFVCGKKFAHRSVMVCHSRKHMIRECVMCGMNFMKESELTSHVREQHQDDWPHRCNICGLLFTSNAKVRKHMRLHTEEKPFRCNVCSRQFLHKSALQSHMLSHSESEGRPTCNVCGKSYTAKLSLDIHMRTHTGEKPFACSVCGKKFTRRSGCISHMRLHTGEKPYDCNICGKRFAYSSGIRSHMKLHSRAECNLCGVKLIGGIDPKKHVTHHIVAVGAKCGLCDIEFKSLNVFKSHLYKHTVAEREEECHRNAEVMGIALGQTDEKDDTDENHTMQPPELPVILEEDAVDKKMNIPEVAMLEAFPNQEDLLLPQEMKEHETKGSLNTVMQSVVKVENMEMEDPEFFDTAVLEVTKCSELQERITTVRVTTKQEKENSDDDVDQSCHDFDTHPQDINFESAAAVSPLRDIDSLQSSLSPSSLSNPPSPLPKLAESVPLINSSSIKESITVNGRDFFMGNSHSPSKVITISTSSCSKTPLVSVGSSSEKSLGTKSSYVVTLPKTDTVSASLKTTVKSTPIEVISPKNIYLKELKHNRSMPSVIKVTAKGKKSVPSTKSFPQGDDAKSRLVSASKKLFDSEDMNLANSYSAYVKKMLNLINPPEKQMALIKALNHTMDEFIEKYKSWK
- the LOC137629035 gene encoding zinc finger protein 665-like isoform X1, encoding MEERVQNIYQCAVCLKEFSRKSTCKSHMKLHTGERPFECETCGMTFASKSNLTNHVLTHTHQKCATCGKTFTSKPLLKSHMIMHSSERPHECNLCGRCFKRKGELRSHMVTHTGEKRWKCEVCGNLFTERHSLKTHMRLHTGEKPYKCSVCEKTFSRKSSYNSHSRMHTGVKPHKCFVCGKKFAHRSVMVCHSRKHMIRECVMCGMNFMKESELTSHVREQHQDDWPHRCNICGLLFTSNAKVRKHMRLHTEEKPFRCNVCSRQFLHKSALQSHMLSHSESEGRPTCNVCGKSYTAKLSLDIHMRTHTGEKPFACSVCGKKFTRRSGCISHMRLHTGEKPYDCNICGKRFAYSSGIRSHMKLHSRAECNLCGVKLIGGIDPKKHVTHHIVAVGAKCGLCDIEFKSLNVFKSHLYKHTVAEREEECHRNAEVMGIALGQTDEKDDTDENHTMQPPELPVILEEDAVDKKMNIPEVAMLEAFPNQEDLLLPQEMKEHETKGSLNTVMQSVVKVKQENMEMEDPEFFDTAVLEVTKCSELQERITTVRVTTKQEKENSDDDVDQSCHDFDTHPQDINFESAAAVSPLRDIDSLQSSLSPSSLSNPPSPLPKLAESVPLINSSSIKESITVNGRDFFMGNSHSPSKVITISTSSCSKTPLVSVGSSSEKSLGTKSSYVVTLPKTDTVSASLKTTVKSTPIEVISPKNIYLKELKHNRSMPSVIKVTAKGKKSVPSTKSFPQGDDAKSRLVSASKKLFDSEDMNLANSYSAYVKKMLNLINPPEKQMALIKALNHTMDEFIEKYKSWK